Below is a genomic region from Verrucomicrobiota bacterium.
TCCCGTTCCGGCCAAATCCAAAGCGTGACGAATATTTGCTCTTCCCGGAGGCAAGAGGCGCTCGGCCCGGTGCCGTCAGGGAAATCGTTTCAAGGGAAACGCACAAACGCGCCAGGCACGCTGCGGCATTTTTGTTTCGGTGAGACGTTTGCTGCCGGAAGCCGATCAGCAGTGTAACCAACTTTACCTCCTGGCGGTAGTTCGGTCCTGGGTCCAAACGAGGTCTTGTCCACCCTGAACCGTGCCGAAATTGAACCCGCTGGTGTACGTTGTCAACATGGGCTTCTTATAGCTCGTTGGTTCCTTCCACTTCTTGATTTCGGAGTGACCGTCGCCAAAACTGAAACCGCAAGCGCCCGCATGAGTAGTGGCGGGACCATCTTGCCAGGTTCTCTGCGGGGGCATTTTTACGGCCATCCCTGCGTCATTCACGCTGTCTGGATTTTCGTCGATGATCACCCACACGAGGGCAGGCCCCGGCACAACCATGGCTGTAGTTTTCGGGTAGTGTCGCCAAGGTGGTGACGTGGTGTGTTGACCGTAATTTATATTCTGAAAATCTGACCTGAACATCTGGCTCATCGAAATGCTGCGCACGCGTGGCAAACCCTTCTTTCCCAAACTCCGGCTTTGGTCGGCGGGGCATTTATAAACGGAGAGGTTTTTGAAATAGGGCGTCACCAAACCCGCCTGCAGGATATTGAGATTAGTGTTATCGGTACTGCCGTCGTAAGTGAGCCAACCTCCCACCCAATCATAATAATTGGCGACCTCATCTTTATAGTCGCCCGCATACATTATCCAGCCGATGAGAATCTGTCGGCCATTGCTCATACATTGGACGGCCTGCGCCTTTACCTTGGCCTTGGCCAAGGCCGGCAATAGGAGTCCCGCCAGGATGGCAATGATGGCGATGACCACCAACAGTTCGATCAAGGTGAAGCCCCGTCGCCGGGCGGAAACTGGTTCAATATTCATATCAAGGTCTTTATAGTTTGCTTTGTAATTCACCCGCAAGTCCTCTTACCGCTAATCTTCGCAAACTTTAGCAGCTAGAGTATTCGGAGGCAAGAAATTTTATGACGATGGGGTGGCGACCAAAGCGTATTCGAGAATCGGATTCTGCTCAGTAGTATGACTTTCCCAGCCCATCGTAATTGGTTGCGGCCTGATCACCTTCGTGCTGTTGCTGCCCAATCACCGATTGCCCATTTCTTCTCCGCCTCACTTGATCTTGCCGCGCATCTGGTAGAGCCAGACCAAGGCGGTGTTCATCATCTGTTCGCCCGCGCCGACGGCCACGGGCGACACGGTGCTGTCCGCCCCGTAACCGCCTTCAGCCACCGCCTCAATTGTCGGGAAATATTGATGGTATCCGTTGCAGTAGCCGAGGAAGAAAAGTTGTTTCACCCGCGCCCGCTCCTTCAACCGAATCGAATGGTTGCTGAAAAATTCCCCGGAACAGCCGACAAGGGCGATTTCGCCGTTGAGCAACGCCACCGTCAACCGCGGGCGGACGCCATCCGCATATTCATCCATAAAATTGGGAATCAACTCGGGGAAGAACGCCTTGGCAAAAGCGCCGGCCAGCAGCGGGTTTTTGAAATCGGTGCGGGAACTGAACTTGAAGCGGTCCTCCTTCACCTGCCATGACGGTTCGGTGACCTCCTTCGTGGTCAGACTGGAGGCGAGTTTGATGGCCTCCCGTCCCAGCGCAGCGCCGTAGGCTTTGTAATCGGCGTTGTTGCCCCGATTGGCCGACTGATCGCCGGCCGCGCCTTGCATGAAAATGGCGCTGACGTTCATCTCCTGCTCAATCGTCGCCTTCATCGCGCCGACATAGTCCGCAGAAAACTTCAAAATGGACGCATCGATCGACGTTGGATGCGCCGTGAAGTTGACGAGAACGGCGATTGGTTTACCGGAGAAATCGTCAAAACGCATCACGGCTAATTCACGATCACTCGGCTTTGGTTCGATCTTCGTATGACGATTGCGATTGAAGCCTTCGAGTTGGACCGAGCCAGTCGCCATCTTCGCGGGGGTGAGTTTCGAATTCGCTTCGAGGATGGCGCCGACAATGCCGTCTTCCATTTCTTTGTAATAGCGGATCGCGGCGTCGAATCTCCCCTGCCCTTTGCCCGGTTCGTCCGTGAGTTCCAGCACCGGCCCGTGATGCGTGTGCGAGCCGGCGATGAAGGAATACTCGATCCCGGCTTCGGCCTTGATACGTTCCCGGATGGTTTGCAGCGATTTTTCCGCCGGCGACCGTCCGAGATCAAGCCCGACGATGGCGACTTTGTTGCTGCCCGCTTGAATGACCAGCGCAGCGGCATAAAGCGGATCTAGCACGCCCGTGGAAAGAGCGTCGTGGCGGGCGCCGTAACCCCACATCGGCACGGCTTCCTTGGGTGTGAGGTCGTGTTTTCCGGCGCCGACTTTGAATATCGGCGCAGGCGCGTCGGCCCAAGCGAGGTTTGAAACAATGAAGCAGGCCGTTAATAGCAATCGTGAGATGAATTTGCAATTTGGTGTCATAATGACAATTTCCGTTTCGGGCCAAAGGCATTGAGGTAGGAATGTCTCTGACGTTTCGACAACGCTAGGGTGGTTGGTTTGGGCTTTCAAGAACTAAGTTGACGCTGCATGTTTCTCGAATGAATGGAGTACCCGTAGTTACGACCTGAACTCGCGCGCGTTTGGCTCAGTTCCGTCGGGCGGGAGTGACGCATGGCAACCGTTGCTCTGGCGAACCGGGTGGCGACTGCGGGATCCTGACGAGCGGCGGGATTAACCACGTGATGTGGAAGTCAAAATTAGGCTTGCTAAAATATTTTATCAGTAAAGCCTTGGCGTCATCATGAATGTCGCGGCCATAAATGTTTTCGACGTTCCGGAAGCGGGTTCGTGCCCGCTCGATCCGCAGCGTCAACCACCAGTAACCAACCTCGGCGTCCCAGGCGCGGGCACAATTTCCGTACGCGCTCAAACCCGGCCCAGTCGCTGTTTGCGGTCGAAAGACGGGAGGTCATCATGATGGTTTTTCTGGTGCACGTCCGCGACCCGCAGTTTTACGCGCTGCCGGCCAAAACTCGCGCCAAGAACGGAAACATCCGGGTGATGGGGTTTCCGCCCATCGGCATCATGTCGCTCTCGGCGGTGCTGAAACGCGCCGGCCACCAGTGCGTGATGTTTGATCAGGCCAATCCGGACACACCCAATGAGGTCATCATCGAAGAAATCAGGAAGCAGAAGCCGGCGCTGGTGGGCTTGAGCTTCTTGAGCACCACCAGTTATCCGTATGCCAAAATGCTCGCCCGCGAGATCCGCGCCGCTGACGCCGGGGTGAAGCTGGCGTTTGGCGGTGTGTTCGCCAGCCTCAACGCGCCGCTGATCAAGCAACAATGTCCGGAGGTGGACTTCGTCTGTCGCGGCGACGGCGAACAGCTTCTGCTCGACCTGCTGGAGCATCTGGATGATCCGTCCAGCGTGGCGAGTGTGACCTGGGCGAAGGATGGCCAGGTCGTGAACAATCCGAATCGGGCGATGGACCGCAATCTGGATCAATGGCCGTTCCCCGACCGGGAGAGTCTGCCGCTGGACTTTGTCGAATCCATGCCGCTGGACGTGCCGGCTGTGCTGTCCATGGAGCGGTTCACGACGATGCAAACCTCGCGCGGCTGTCCGTGGTCGTGCGTCTTCTGCGACATTCCGATTTTCAACGAAGGCAAGTGGCGCTCCCGGACGCCGCAACACGTCGTGGACGAATTTAAGCATCTTCAGAAGCTGGGGTACGGCGCGGTTTATTTTGTGGACGACCATTTCCTGCTTCAGCCGAAACGGATCGAGGCCATCTGCCAAGGTCTCAACGACGAGGACATCACGATTCAATGGGGCTGTGAAGGACGGGTGGATTCCGTCGCCCAGCACTTGTTTCCGGCGATGGCCAAGGCGCACTGCCGCACCCTGATGTTCGGACTCGAGAGTGGCAGCCAGAAAATTCTCGACCGCTTGAACAAGGAGCAGACGCTGGAGGAAATGAGGACGGCCGTGACCAACGCCAAGCGCGCCGGCATCCAGATCGTGCATGGATTTTTTGTGGTCGGCAACCCGGATGAAACCGTCGAGGACATGAAGGCGACGTTTGATTATGCGGCGAAGCTGCCGCTGGATACGTTCGGGTTCAACCGGCTGTGTGTCTATCGTGGCACGCCGATGTGGCATGAATATGTGAAACGCGGCCTGGTCAATGAAGCGACCGATTGGTACAAATACTTCAAGTGTTCGGAGATCGATCCGACCTGTCTGCCGGGCGAGGTGATCAATGACGTGCGTCGCGCCGGGTTGCGGCATTTGTTTGTTTACAAGCTGCTGCATTATCCGGTGCAGACCTTCCGGCTGTTGCGGCGCTTTCTTCGTTTCATGCCGTTGCGAGACGTGGTCTATCTCATCATCAAACCGTTCCTGGGCAAGAAAAGCGGCGCCACGAAGGCGGAAGTGTTGTCGCGCGCGGTCGAGCATGGCGCGGTGAAGGATGCGGCGGCGCTGATGACGCAGTTGAGTGAGGAAAGGCTCGAGCACGTGCTTCAGGAGTCGCGGGCGGAACGTCGGCGCATTCAAAAGGAAGCCGAAGGTTACGCGCCGTCGCGTTGAAAACGCGCAAGCCCGAGGATTTCGACTCATCAACGCAGTTGTGCCGGTGCCCGGCCAGCGCACGGACGGATGATTCAAGCGGGGGTGAGGCTATTAAACTTTCGCGGTTGGTGACTTAAGGCTTATCTCTCCAAGCGAAAGTGACGATCACCGGGGCCCAGGAGATATGCTGCACGACTTTTTGCAGCGACTTGATGGAATCCGGCGGCGCGACTCTGGCGGTGTTGACCAATTGAATTTCCACCAGCTCCGGCCGCGATTTCAATTGCGCGATCACCGGCTCGTACCGGCGATAATAATCAAACTGCGTCAAGATAACCTTGGATGGTCTCAACGAGATCAACCCTTCCACATCTGATCCAGTCTTGGAGGGTTGGATTTTGGCGAGCCAATCCGAATGAATCCAATTCACGTCGTCATGGCGCGCGGCTTCGTAAAGATACGCCGCCGACAGCACCACCGCAGGCTTGCCCTCCTGGGAAAGGTTTCCCATTTCCTCTTGGACGCGCTGAATCGCCGACGCGTAGCTGACATCCGCCGCACAAATCAATCCCCAGGTCGTCATGCCCACCGCCCGGATTGAACCCAACAGCATCAACAGCACAAAAAAAACTGCCTGCGCCCGCATCGAGCGTTTCCCCGGCAACAGCGCGGCGCGCAAGGCGAGATAAGCGGCGACCAGCAACGGTTGAAGGTAGGCGGCGACGCCGATCATGTTCGACGTCACCAATACCAGACACGCCGCCACAACCGCCAGTGCCGTCAACAAACCGGTCATCACCACCAGTTCGTGCGCCACATCCGCCGGCGACTCGAAATCCTTCCACTGCTTGAACCACAACCATGGCAAGAGCACGCCAATGGCGATCACGCCTGGCACCGTGCGCGCCACTTTCAGCAATTCCGCCGTCGTCGGCCATCGCCAGCCAGTCAACGATGGAGTCTGGCGGGCATGTTCCAGAAAACCGCTCCAGAGGTTCGGGTGAATGGAGGCTACGTAAATCACCAACGCAATTGGCACGAGCACCATGACCAACATCGGGGCGAGCGGAAACTTTTCTTCTTTGGCCAGCGTGCTTGCCAGCATCCCGATGGCAATCCACAGAAAATAAATCCCGCCGATTTGCAGGCTGCTGCCCAGGCACAACACCACCAAGGCAGCAGCCGCAAGCGCCCATCCGTGACTGGGCTTCGCCGAATCTTTTTGAGCAAAAAAACGGCGCGAGCGAATCCAGGAATAAACCGCCAACATGCCGAACACGTGCGCCAGGCCGTCCGGTCGATCGTGAAACGTCTGCACCAGGAGAAATCCACCCGCAATGTTAACGCACCAGCTCGGCGTCCTTAAATGTTTGAAAATCGCCAGCAGGATCAGCATGTAAGCCCCAAACAACACCAGATGCAGCCACATGGCTGACACCGCGGAAGTGCCAAACACGAACATCCACGGCAGCAGCACAAGTTGATAGAGCGGCGGGTAGGCGCTGAAAACTTCCGCGCCGGAAATGGGAAACGCCATCGCCAAAGCAGGGTTGACGTAGTTTCCGTTCAACAGAAAATTCACCACCGGCCCGTCGTAAAAAAACGAATCGTTCGCCGGGACAGGTTGGGCGGAGAAAACAAGGAGCGCCGCTTTCCACGCGAAGACGAGCACAAACACCAGCCACCGGCTGCTCATCCACTGTTTAGGCGACAATTGAGACGACATGTTGTTTCAGCCAGCTTGCACCGAGCGCTCACCAAAGTCATGCAGTCTATTTCTCGTTCCTTTGGAGAGGTATCATGGAAAAGTCCACCTTTGCGGTCACCCGATTGATCAACTGCGCAGACTCGTTTTTCAAAAACGGAAGGGCTTGTCAATGGACAATGCCCTCGGCTACTTTCCCGGCATCCGTTGCAACCGAAACTCAACATGCCCGCGACTGTCAGCACCGAACCAGCGACTCTAGTCCCGCTCTGCGTGGATCTGGACGGCACGCTGATCAAGACGGACTTGTTGGGTGAGTCCATGACGCGATTGCTCAAGCGCAATCCGCTCCACCTTTTCGTCCTGCCGTTCTGGTGGCTGAAAGGCCGGGCCTTTTTGAAACGCGAGATTGCCGCACGCGTTGAATTGGACGTAACCACCCTGCCCTATCACCAACCGTTGATTGATTTTTTGCGCGAAGAACATCGTCGTGGTCGCCCCATTTTCCTCGCGACCGCTTCGGACCGGAAGCTGGTGCAGCCCGTCGCCGATCACGTGGGGTTGTTCACCGCTGTGTTGGCCAGTGATGGTGAAACCAATCTGCGCGGGACGCAAAAACTTCGGGCGATGGAAGAGCGATTCGGGATGCGCGGCTTCGATTACGCCGGCAATTCATCCGTGGACCTGCCGGTGTGGCAACATGCCCGTCAGGCCATTGTGGTCAACGCGCGGGAAAGCGTCACGGCGCGCGCCCGGCAGATTGCGACCGTCAGCCATGTGTTCAACGAGGCGCAAATGCCCATCCAGTCACTTCTCAAAACCTTGCGCCCTCATCAATGGGTCAAGAACCTAATCATCTTCGTTCCCCTGCTCACTTCGCATCAACTCAACAACACCACGCTGCTGGCGCACGCGGTGCGGGCGTTCGTCGCGTTCAGCCTGTGCGCGTCGAGCGTGTATGTCCTGAACGATTTGCTCGACCTCGATGCCGACCGCCATCATCCGACCAAGAAACTGCGGCCTTTTGCGGCCGGCGATTTGTCATTGCCGACCGGCTTTGCGCTCGTGCTGATCCTGCTGGTCGGGAGTTTCGGACTTGCGTGGCTGCTGCCGAAAACTTTCGCCCTGGTGCTGGCACTGTACTTCGTCCTCACGACGAGTTATTCATGGCGACTGAAACAATTCGTGTTGCTCGACGTGTTTTTTCTGGCGGGACTTTACACGATGCGGCTGATTGGAGGTCACGAAGCAACGGAGATTGCTTACTCATTTTGGCTGCTGGCGTTTTCGATGTTCATTTTCCTGAGCCTGGCACTGGTAAAGCGCTATCTCGAACTGCTTGCGTTGCGGCACGAAAACAGGCACGACGTGAAGGGCCGCGGTTACACCGCCAACGACCTCGAAATGGTCGCCACGCTCGGCACCGCCAGCGGTTATCTCTCCGCGCTCGTGCTGGCCCTGTACGTGAACAGTGAGCAGGTCGTGAAACTCTACGCGCACCCGATCCTGCTGTTGCTGGCGTGTCCGCTCTTGCTTTACTGGATCAGCCGTGTGTGGCTCATTGCGCATCGCGGACAAATGCACGACGATCCGATCGTCTTCGCGCTCAAGGACAGCACCAGTTACGTCATCGGCGGGCTGACGCTGTTGGTGCT
It encodes:
- a CDS encoding neutral/alkaline non-lysosomal ceramidase N-terminal domain-containing protein, whose amino-acid sequence is MTPNCKFISRLLLTACFIVSNLAWADAPAPIFKVGAGKHDLTPKEAVPMWGYGARHDALSTGVLDPLYAAALVIQAGSNKVAIVGLDLGRSPAEKSLQTIRERIKAEAGIEYSFIAGSHTHHGPVLELTDEPGKGQGRFDAAIRYYKEMEDGIVGAILEANSKLTPAKMATGSVQLEGFNRNRHTKIEPKPSDRELAVMRFDDFSGKPIAVLVNFTAHPTSIDASILKFSADYVGAMKATIEQEMNVSAIFMQGAAGDQSANRGNNADYKAYGAALGREAIKLASSLTTKEVTEPSWQVKEDRFKFSSRTDFKNPLLAGAFAKAFFPELIPNFMDEYADGVRPRLTVALLNGEIALVGCSGEFFSNHSIRLKERARVKQLFFLGYCNGYHQYFPTIEAVAEGGYGADSTVSPVAVGAGEQMMNTALVWLYQMRGKIK
- a CDS encoding B12-binding domain-containing radical SAM protein; this encodes MMVFLVHVRDPQFYALPAKTRAKNGNIRVMGFPPIGIMSLSAVLKRAGHQCVMFDQANPDTPNEVIIEEIRKQKPALVGLSFLSTTSYPYAKMLAREIRAADAGVKLAFGGVFASLNAPLIKQQCPEVDFVCRGDGEQLLLDLLEHLDDPSSVASVTWAKDGQVVNNPNRAMDRNLDQWPFPDRESLPLDFVESMPLDVPAVLSMERFTTMQTSRGCPWSCVFCDIPIFNEGKWRSRTPQHVVDEFKHLQKLGYGAVYFVDDHFLLQPKRIEAICQGLNDEDITIQWGCEGRVDSVAQHLFPAMAKAHCRTLMFGLESGSQKILDRLNKEQTLEEMRTAVTNAKRAGIQIVHGFFVVGNPDETVEDMKATFDYAAKLPLDTFGFNRLCVYRGTPMWHEYVKRGLVNEATDWYKYFKCSEIDPTCLPGEVINDVRRAGLRHLFVYKLLHYPVQTFRLLRRFLRFMPLRDVVYLIIKPFLGKKSGATKAEVLSRAVEHGAVKDAAALMTQLSEERLEHVLQESRAERRRIQKEAEGYAPSR
- a CDS encoding prepilin-type N-terminal cleavage/methylation domain-containing protein, encoding MNIEPVSARRRGFTLIELLVVIAIIAILAGLLLPALAKAKVKAQAVQCMSNGRQILIGWIMYAGDYKDEVANYYDWVGGWLTYDGSTDNTNLNILQAGLVTPYFKNLSVYKCPADQSRSLGKKGLPRVRSISMSQMFRSDFQNINYGQHTTSPPWRHYPKTTAMVVPGPALVWVIIDENPDSVNDAGMAVKMPPQRTWQDGPATTHAGACGFSFGDGHSEIKKWKEPTSYKKPMLTTYTSGFNFGTVQGGQDLVWTQDRTTARR
- a CDS encoding UbiA family prenyltransferase; translation: MPATVSTEPATLVPLCVDLDGTLIKTDLLGESMTRLLKRNPLHLFVLPFWWLKGRAFLKREIAARVELDVTTLPYHQPLIDFLREEHRRGRPIFLATASDRKLVQPVADHVGLFTAVLASDGETNLRGTQKLRAMEERFGMRGFDYAGNSSVDLPVWQHARQAIVVNARESVTARARQIATVSHVFNEAQMPIQSLLKTLRPHQWVKNLIIFVPLLTSHQLNNTTLLAHAVRAFVAFSLCASSVYVLNDLLDLDADRHHPTKKLRPFAAGDLSLPTGFALVLILLVGSFGLAWLLPKTFALVLALYFVLTTSYSWRLKQFVLLDVFFLAGLYTMRLIGGHEATEIAYSFWLLAFSMFIFLSLALVKRYLELLALRHENRHDVKGRGYTANDLEMVATLGTASGYLSALVLALYVNSEQVVKLYAHPILLLLACPLLLYWISRVWLIAHRGQMHDDPIVFALKDSTSYVIGGLTLLVLWLATGH